The Alistipes sp. ZOR0009 genome includes the window GTCCATTCGTCTAGGGGTTAGGACGCAAGATTTTCATTCTTGTAACAGGGGTTCGATTCCCCTATGGACTACAAAGGCTACCAAACGGTAGCCTTTTTTCGTTGCATTTTGCTTGTGTAGGTCTCTCCGGTTTATTACCTTTACCCCCTATTTTCTTAAAAAATTTACATATGAGAATTATTGAACCATCAGAATTACTCATTAGAGAAGATGGTAGCATCTACCACCTACACCTGCTCCCAGAGCAACTTGCAGATACTGTTATTTTAGTTGGAGACCCTGGTCGTGTTGAGACAGTTGCGGGCTATTTCGAGAGCATTGAGTGCAAAGTATCCAACCGCGAATTCTATACTATTACAGGTAAATATAATGGGCATAGAGTTTCTGTAATCTCTACTGGTATCGGAACCGATAATATTGATATTGTTGTAAACGAACTCGACGCTTTAGTAAATATTGACTTTGCAACAAGAACGGTTAAGCCAGAATTTAAGAAGCTAACTCTTGTTAGGTTGGGTACATCTGGGGCTATTCAGGGGAATATTCCGTTGGGAACTAAGCTTATTTCAGAGATCTCTGTTGGCTTTGATGGCCTTCTGAATTTCTATGCAAATAGAGACGCTATTTCTGCCTTAGATTTAGAAGCCGCATTTATCCAACAAACCGGATGGAACGCTCAGCTACCTAATCCGTATTTTGTTTACTCCTCAAAAGAACTTTTAGACCGCTTTTCTGGTTTTACAATGAAAGGAGCAACCATATCGGCTCCAGGGTTCTATGGTCCTCAAGGTCGCGTGCTACGTTTGCCTTTGGCTGACGAAAAAATTAACGATAAAATTGAGGCTTTTGAGCATAATGGAGTAAAAATTACTAACTTCGAGATGGAAAGTTCTGCATTAGCAGGTTTAGCTAAGCTCCTAGGTCATGATGCTACAACCATTTGTACCATTATTGCCAACCGAGTTAACAAAACAGCGCTGGGGGACTACTCGACCGCTGTAAATGAAATGATAGAAAACACACTAAAGTGCCTACTGCCATAAGAAAGATGCTAAAAGAGGAAGTAAATGCATTGGTTTCGCTAATTGATGACCCCGCACCCGAGGTTTTTGAAGCGGTATCACAGCGCCTTTACGAACTAGGTCGAGATGCAATTCCTGTACTCGAAGAGTATTGGGCTCATTCGACCAACGAGTATCAGCAAAAGCTGATTGAGGGAGTTTTACAGCGTATTAATGATAATATTGCTGGCGAAGAAGCCCGCAATTGGCTGGCTAAAGGATGTAAAGATATTGTAGAAGGTGCCCACCTAGTGGCGCATCTTCTCTTTCCAGAGCTGCCGCTTTCCGACCTGCAGCTGCAGGTTGATAAGCTGGCCAAGGAGGTTTGGCTCGAAATCAATAACAACCTGACCGCTTTTGAAAAAGTGAAGGTGATAAATCGCGTATTGTACGAGGAGTACCACTATTCTCCCGATCCGTTAAACCTGTTTGCGCCACATTATTTTGCTCTAAACCACGTAATTCTAACCAAAAAAGGGAATCCTCTGAGTCTTTCGCTTCTTTACATGGCAATTGCTCAGCAGCTAGGAATGCCGATTTATGGGATAAGCTTACCACGGAATTTTATTCTGGCTTATAAAGACCCCTACCACGGAGATGATGATACGTTACCCGTATCGCAGCGCGTTCTCTTTTACATAAATCCGTTTAATAGGGGGAGCGTTCTTAGTAAAAAGGAAATTGACTACTACCTAAATCAAATAAAAGAAACTCCGATAGATGCCTACTATCTACCTTGCGACAATCGAACCTCCATTATAAAGGTGCTTGAGAATCTTAAGCTTGTATACGATCAGGCAAAAAATGAGGCACAGGTTGCACGTGTAGAGGCGCTGCTAAAAATTATTGGCTAGTCAAAATTTATCCGTAGCTGGGAATTTTGCTCGTGGAGGTTTTCAAGCTCCTTCGAAAGTATGGTGTGTATGATTCCTTTACATCTGCCACATCCCGTAGATGCTTTGGTGAGCATCTGTATATCAACAATATTTTGGGCTCCTCCTTTTACGGCTTTTACAATTTCGGACTTGGTTACGCCCTTACAGCTGCAAATAATCATATAAATAGTAATACTGTGGTTGAAAAGATTTGCGAATTAAGTAAAAATGCGTAACTTTGCGACCTATTTTAACAAAACAAAAACACGATCGTATGTTAAATCAGTACGAAACCGTTTTCATCGTAACTCCCGTTTTATCTGATACTCAGGTAAAGGAAACGGTAAACAAATTTAAAAGCGTTATCGCCGACAATGGTGGCGAAATCGTTTATGAAGAAGATTGGGGTCTTAAGAAATTGGCTTACCCTATCAACAAAAAAACTACAGGTTTTTACTACCTAGTTGAGTTTAAGGCTAACGGCGAACTTATCGACAAGTTAGAGACTCAATATCGTCGTGACGAGCGTATTATCCGTTTCTTGACATTCAAGATGGATAAGTTCGCTGCAGAGTACGCAGTAAAGAGAAGAAGTAACAAATCTGTAGAAAAAAAAGCGGAGGAATAAGCCATGGCTCAAGGACAAAGTGAAATCAGATATCTTAACCCACCTACAGTAGACGTTAAGAAGAAGAAGTATTGCCGTTTTAAAAAGAACGGAATTAAATATGTTGATTATAAGGATGCAGAATTTCTTAAGAAATTCTTAAACGAGCAAGGTAGAATTCTTCCACGCCGCATCACTGGAACTTCTCTTAAGTTCCAAAGAAGAGTTGCTCAGGCAGTGAAAAGAGCTCGTCATCTTGCGCTGCTTCCATTTGTAAC containing:
- a CDS encoding nucleoside phosphorylase gives rise to the protein MRIIEPSELLIREDGSIYHLHLLPEQLADTVILVGDPGRVETVAGYFESIECKVSNREFYTITGKYNGHRVSVISTGIGTDNIDIVVNELDALVNIDFATRTVKPEFKKLTLVRLGTSGAIQGNIPLGTKLISEISVGFDGLLNFYANRDAISALDLEAAFIQQTGWNAQLPNPYFVYSSKELLDRFSGFTMKGATISAPGFYGPQGRVLRLPLADEKINDKIEAFEHNGVKITNFEMESSALAGLAKLLGHDATTICTIIANRVNKTALGDYSTAVNEMIENTLKCLLP
- a CDS encoding transglutaminase-like domain-containing protein, with product MPTAIRKMLKEEVNALVSLIDDPAPEVFEAVSQRLYELGRDAIPVLEEYWAHSTNEYQQKLIEGVLQRINDNIAGEEARNWLAKGCKDIVEGAHLVAHLLFPELPLSDLQLQVDKLAKEVWLEINNNLTAFEKVKVINRVLYEEYHYSPDPLNLFAPHYFALNHVILTKKGNPLSLSLLYMAIAQQLGMPIYGISLPRNFILAYKDPYHGDDDTLPVSQRVLFYINPFNRGSVLSKKEIDYYLNQIKETPIDAYYLPCDNRTSIIKVLENLKLVYDQAKNEAQVARVEALLKIIG
- a CDS encoding bacterioferritin-associated ferredoxin, with product MIICSCKGVTKSEIVKAVKGGAQNIVDIQMLTKASTGCGRCKGIIHTILSKELENLHEQNSQLRINFD
- the rpsF gene encoding 30S ribosomal protein S6; its protein translation is MLNQYETVFIVTPVLSDTQVKETVNKFKSVIADNGGEIVYEEDWGLKKLAYPINKKTTGFYYLVEFKANGELIDKLETQYRRDERIIRFLTFKMDKFAAEYAVKRRSNKSVEKKAEE
- the rpsR gene encoding 30S ribosomal protein S18 yields the protein MAQGQSEIRYLNPPTVDVKKKKYCRFKKNGIKYVDYKDAEFLKKFLNEQGRILPRRITGTSLKFQRRVAQAVKRARHLALLPFVTDMLK